The following is a genomic window from Clostridium fungisolvens.
GCGGTTCTTATATTCCAGCCTGCATTTACTGCTGCAGAGGCATCAGAACCATAATGTGGATATATATCTATCTTATAATTTATATTATTTTCTTTACATAGACTTACAATTTTTTTTCTTAAGTCATAATCATAAGGGCCGGAAGAATCCTTGGCGCATATACAGACAGCATATTCAGATGAATTTTGTCCAGGACCAGGTGCGCCCATATCTACAGCTATAAATTCTTTTGTGTTCTCAGGCAAACCTGCTTTAGCACCATGTCCAACTTCTTCATAAGTAGAAATGAAAAAGTGTGTGTTGTATGGAAGTTTAAGATTTTTTTCGGAAATATATTTTATTGCAGTTAATAGAACTGCTACACTAGCCTTATCATCAAGATGTCTACTTTTTACAAAACCTTTTTCTGTTATGGTAGCTCTAGAATCAAAACAAATGAAATCTCCAACGTTTATACCTAGTCTTTCAGTATCTTCCTTGCTAAATACTTTTTCATCAATTATCACTTCCATATTTGGAGCGATTCTCTTTAAATCTCTAGCATCATCTCCACTTATATGAACTGATGGTTTTATAGTTTGTATAGTACCAGTATAAGAATTACCATCTAAGGTCTCTATAGTACAGTTTTCACCATCTATAGATGTCATCATAAATCCACCAACAGGTGTAAGCTCTAAAGCGCCATTATTTTTTATTTCTTTAACCATAGCACCTAGAGTATCTATATGTCCAGAAAACACTCTATCAAAGCTTTTATCTTCTCCTTTGAAGCTTACAAGAATTGCGCCTTTATTAGTTACAGTATAATTAACATTAAGTTTTTCTAGTTCAGTTATTACATATTTACGGATATTATCAGTATATCCGGTAGGACTAGGAGTTGTTAGAAGGTTCATTAAATAAGTCTTTAATACATCTAAATCAAATTTCATTTTTCTATCCCCCAAGAAAATTTTCTATGTAGATGTACCACTTCTTAATAAAATTTATATTTTTAAATTCTCTCACCAGAAACCGTGAGAGTTTTAAAAATAGATTTCGGTAAGAACTGGTACATCCTTAGATTATACATCTAAAATTATAGCGTTTCCAAGTAAAAGTAAAAAAATCAGATTGAGTCACAATATATACTATGTTTATTTGTACTGTGTTAAGTAATAAATTAAAAAAAATATTATAAAAGCCTAAAAATATCACATCATAAATAATATGATAAGAATATCTTTGTAACTTGTGCCTAAATATAAAGTTTACAATAAAAGTATATTTATTAATGGTTTTTTTTATAGTATAATTAGGAGTACCATAAAGGATATACCAATCTAATTGTTAAATATTTGAAAACATTTATAATCTATTATTAATATAAGATGAAAATATGTCAAATTACTTTTAGGTGGTTCATTTAAAAGAAAGGAGAAAATATATGAGCAACGAAGTAGGAAAAAACAAAACGTTAAAGATGGTAGTTGCTGGGACTGTAGCTGTAGTAGTGATTGGATTATCTGGAGCTGGTGTATACGCCATGTCTGTAAAGAATCAAGTTGCAAAATGGGATAATAAGATATACCAAGGTGTAAAGGTTAATGATGTTGATCTTTCAGGTAAGACAAAAGAAGAAGCAGTAAAACTATTAGAAGATAGTTTTTCAAATACAATAAAGCAAAAGAAGCTTATTGTTAAGGCGTTAGACCAAAACTTTGAGCTTGACTATTCAAATTTGAATCCTCAATTTAATGTTCAAGAAATGGCTCAAAAAGCCATAGAAGAAGGAAAAAATTTAAGCTTATTTCAGAAAAATAATATTATAAAAAACGGGACTAATAAAAATCTTCCTCTAGAGTTTAAATATGATGACAGCAAGATAAAGGCATTTGAACAGCAAATTGAAAGCAAAATAAACCAAGACCCTGTAAATGCAAAAATCTCCATAAGTGGAGGTAATATAAGTATTACTGATGATCAAACAGGTCGTAAAGTAAATACCGAACAATTGGACAAGTTGATTAAAACTAACATTAATGGGAAAATTGAGCAACAAACTGTTGTGCAAGCACCAATAGAAGAAGTTAAGCCAAAGTATCCAAAATCAGAGCTTGCAAAGATTGATGGCAAAATTTCAACTTTTTCAACTAGTTTTGCAACTTCTAACCCAGGAAGATCAGCTAACGTAACTTTAGCTAGTAATTTTATAAATGCTAAAGTGCTAATGCCTGGAGATACATTCAGCTATAATGAAGCTGTTGGAGAAAGAACAACAGCTAGAGGCTTTAAAGATGCAGCAATATTTGTAGGAGATAAAGTTGAACAAGGAGTTGGTGGAGGTATATGCCAAGTTTCAACTACACTATATAGAGCGGCTATGAGAGCTGGTATTAGATCAACGGAAAGAAGTAATCATTCTATGCCTACAAGCTATTCAGATGTAGGATTAGATGCAACGGTTTATTGGGGATCATTGGACTATAAATTTAAGAATACATATAATTTCCCTATATATATAGAATCATACACAAGCAATAAAAATGTATATGTTAACTTTTATGGAAATATAGCTGGAATGGGTGGAAAAACCTATGAATTATTTGCTGATACTTTAGCAAAGTATGATCCTACTATATCAAAAGTAGAAGATAGCTCCATTATGGAAGGTCAAACTCAATGGGATAAACATCCTGTTACTGGTTATAAAGTGCAGAGTTATTTAGTAACTTACCAAAATGGAAAAGAGATAGCAAGAGAAAATATAGCTACTGATAATTATCAAAAAGTAAATGGAGTTATGAGGGTTGGAACAAAGAAAGCTACACCTCCTCCGGTTACTCAAACACAAACAACTCAAGATCCTGCAGCAACTCAAGCTACAGCAACTCCAACTGTAGCAACAACAGGAACTAATCAATAAAAAATAGCTAATTTAAAGTCATCCTTTGGGATGGCTTTTTTTATTTTTTAGAAATTTATAACTAAATTATATATTTGGATAGTTATCCCAATAGGTTTAGTACATAATATAAGTTAAAGAATAAAAAAGAAGAATATATCTTAATACTTTTAGATGTTTTTACTATCTAAGATTAAAACCACTTAAGTAAGGGGATGTATTAACTTTGTCTTTTGAGGATAATTCAAGTAAAAAGTGCTTTTTTCAAGTAATATATTGTTGTTATTCAAGTAAAGTGTTGACATAATAAGCTTGTATACACAAAGTGTATTTATATGACATAGATTTTTACCGTGTTATTGAATAAATAAACTCGAAGGAGAAAGAGAAATGTTGAGAAAAGATTTCTTATGGGGAGGAGCTGTTACGGCTCATCAAAGTGAAGGCGGGTATACTGAAGGTGGAAAGGTAGCAGCTGTTTGTGATTTGACACCAACAGGAGAATTCTCTGACTTTAAGGATGGCATTGATTCATATCATAGATATGAAGCGGATTTTGATTTGTTTAAGGAAATGGGTTTTAATGCTTATCGTTTTTCCATTGACTGGTCTAGAATGATGGGTGATGAAAACACTTATAATGAAGCCGGTTTTGAATTCTATGATAAGTTTATAGATGCCTTAAT
Proteins encoded in this region:
- a CDS encoding M42 family metallopeptidase → MKFDLDVLKTYLMNLLTTPSPTGYTDNIRKYVITELEKLNVNYTVTNKGAILVSFKGEDKSFDRVFSGHIDTLGAMVKEIKNNGALELTPVGGFMMTSIDGENCTIETLDGNSYTGTIQTIKPSVHISGDDARDLKRIAPNMEVIIDEKVFSKEDTERLGINVGDFICFDSRATITEKGFVKSRHLDDKASVAVLLTAIKYISEKNLKLPYNTHFFISTYEEVGHGAKAGLPENTKEFIAVDMGAPGPGQNSSEYAVCICAKDSSGPYDYDLRKKIVSLCKENNINYKIDIYPHYGSDASAAVNAGWNIRTALIGPGVFASHAYERTHLDSLVETLKLVLKYSETK
- a CDS encoding VanW family protein, whose product is MSNEVGKNKTLKMVVAGTVAVVVIGLSGAGVYAMSVKNQVAKWDNKIYQGVKVNDVDLSGKTKEEAVKLLEDSFSNTIKQKKLIVKALDQNFELDYSNLNPQFNVQEMAQKAIEEGKNLSLFQKNNIIKNGTNKNLPLEFKYDDSKIKAFEQQIESKINQDPVNAKISISGGNISITDDQTGRKVNTEQLDKLIKTNINGKIEQQTVVQAPIEEVKPKYPKSELAKIDGKISTFSTSFATSNPGRSANVTLASNFINAKVLMPGDTFSYNEAVGERTTARGFKDAAIFVGDKVEQGVGGGICQVSTTLYRAAMRAGIRSTERSNHSMPTSYSDVGLDATVYWGSLDYKFKNTYNFPIYIESYTSNKNVYVNFYGNIAGMGGKTYELFADTLAKYDPTISKVEDSSIMEGQTQWDKHPVTGYKVQSYLVTYQNGKEIARENIATDNYQKVNGVMRVGTKKATPPPVTQTQTTQDPAATQATATPTVATTGTNQ